The Pyxidicoccus trucidator genome includes a window with the following:
- a CDS encoding MauE/DoxX family redox-associated membrane protein, with protein METVKLVLQYVLALLMVAAGVNHFRNPRFYLRIMPPYLPWHGPLVFLSGVAEVVLGVGLVVPQTSRLAAWGLIALFVAVFPANLYMTMNPERFKKLHPALLWLRLPLQGVLILWAWWYT; from the coding sequence ATGGAAACCGTGAAGCTCGTCCTGCAGTACGTGCTCGCCCTGCTGATGGTGGCCGCGGGGGTGAACCACTTCCGCAACCCGCGCTTCTACCTGCGCATCATGCCGCCGTACCTGCCATGGCACGGGCCGCTCGTGTTCCTCAGTGGCGTGGCGGAGGTAGTGCTGGGAGTGGGGCTGGTGGTGCCGCAGACGAGCCGGCTTGCCGCGTGGGGCCTCATCGCCCTCTTCGTGGCCGTGTTCCCCGCCAACCTCTACATGACGATGAATCCGGAGCGCTTCAAGAAGCTGCACCCCGCGCTGCTCTGGCTGCGGCTGCCCCTGCAGGGCGTCCTCATCCTCTGGGCCTGGTGGTACACCTGA
- the rpoZ gene encoding DNA-directed RNA polymerase subunit omega, which produces MARVTVEDCLPLVDNRFALVLLAAKRARQLMAGARPIIESSKNKPPVLSLREVATGHVKFDRDVREALSGKYTVEKP; this is translated from the coding sequence ATGGCTCGCGTTACCGTCGAAGACTGCCTCCCCCTCGTCGACAACCGGTTCGCGCTGGTGCTGCTCGCGGCCAAGCGCGCGCGCCAGCTCATGGCGGGCGCCCGCCCCATCATCGAGTCCTCCAAGAACAAGCCCCCCGTGCTCTCGCTGCGCGAGGTGGCCACCGGCCACGTGAAGTTCGACCGTGACGTGCGCGAGGCGCTGTCCGGCAAGTACACCGTCGAGAAGCCCTGA
- a CDS encoding sigma 54-interacting transcriptional regulator yields MEPRPEVTQTAQTEQDGRTTRIPIHEWTVEVVAGPDKGKKVTSQDGLVRVGSDPASDLVLTDSTVSRRHLEVERTSRGLLLRDTGSRNGTFLDGRQVVQAYLSSGDKVELGKTKLSVKVAPRPTEVEVAGAESFGTLVGASEKMRWVFAELRRIAREDMSLLIEGETGTGKELAARAVHQHSVRRHGPFKVVDCNLISEEKAERELFGGLRAGENEDREARGVFEAARGGTLFLDEVGELPLQVQGKLLRVLETREVPSLDGQPVAVDVRVIASTHRNLEEDVRQGRFRADLYFRLAVARVRLPPLRTRREDLPALAQALSQTLRASVTLTPQTLALFEGYDWPGNVRELRNVLERGALMEETGNSSWLDFLAQPSRREEGQAPATNVSAIVTNMPYHEAKDRVLADFERLYFAEVMRTVGFDMKAAEQRTGLSMQSLYRLLKKNGLRLKDLKNAEGLEK; encoded by the coding sequence ATGGAACCCAGGCCCGAGGTCACCCAGACCGCCCAGACGGAACAGGACGGCCGCACCACCCGCATTCCCATCCACGAGTGGACCGTGGAGGTGGTGGCCGGTCCGGATAAAGGCAAGAAGGTCACCAGCCAGGACGGGCTGGTACGCGTGGGCTCGGACCCCGCCAGCGACCTGGTGCTCACCGACAGCACGGTGAGCCGCCGCCACCTGGAGGTGGAGCGCACCTCACGGGGGCTGCTGCTGCGCGACACCGGCAGCCGCAACGGCACCTTCCTCGACGGACGGCAGGTGGTGCAGGCGTACCTGTCCAGCGGAGACAAGGTGGAGCTGGGCAAGACGAAGCTGTCCGTGAAGGTGGCGCCCCGCCCCACCGAGGTGGAGGTGGCCGGCGCCGAGTCCTTCGGCACGCTGGTGGGCGCCTCGGAGAAGATGCGCTGGGTCTTCGCGGAGCTGCGCCGCATCGCCCGCGAGGACATGAGCCTGCTCATCGAGGGTGAGACGGGCACCGGCAAGGAGCTGGCGGCGCGCGCGGTGCACCAGCACTCGGTGCGGCGGCACGGCCCCTTCAAGGTGGTGGACTGCAACCTCATCTCCGAGGAGAAGGCCGAGCGCGAGCTGTTCGGCGGCCTGCGCGCGGGGGAGAACGAGGACCGCGAGGCGCGCGGCGTCTTCGAGGCGGCCCGGGGCGGCACCCTCTTCCTCGACGAGGTGGGCGAGCTGCCGCTGCAGGTGCAGGGCAAGCTGCTGCGCGTGCTTGAGACGCGCGAGGTGCCCTCGCTGGACGGGCAGCCGGTGGCGGTGGACGTGCGCGTCATCGCCTCCACGCACCGCAACCTGGAGGAGGACGTGCGCCAGGGCCGCTTCCGCGCGGACCTCTACTTCCGGCTGGCGGTGGCGCGGGTGCGCCTGCCGCCCCTGCGCACCCGGCGGGAAGACCTGCCCGCCCTGGCCCAGGCCCTGTCCCAGACGCTGCGCGCCAGCGTGACGCTCACCCCGCAGACGCTGGCCCTCTTCGAGGGCTACGACTGGCCGGGCAACGTGCGCGAGCTGCGCAACGTGCTGGAGCGCGGCGCCCTCATGGAGGAGACGGGCAACAGCAGCTGGCTGGACTTCCTCGCGCAGCCGTCGCGCCGGGAGGAGGGCCAGGCCCCCGCCACCAACGTGTCCGCCATCGTCACCAACATGCCGTACCACGAGGCCAAGGACCGGGTGCTCGCCGACTTCGAGCGCTTGTACTTCGCCGAGGTGATGCGCACGGTGGGCTTCGACATGAAGGCCGCCGAGCAGCGCACCGGCCTGTCCATGCAGAGCCTCTACCGACTCTTGAAGAAAAACGGGCTTCGCCTCAAGGACCTCAAGAACGCCGAGGGCCTGGAGAAGTAG
- the groL gene encoding chaperonin GroEL (60 kDa chaperone family; promotes refolding of misfolded polypeptides especially under stressful conditions; forms two stacked rings of heptamers to form a barrel-shaped 14mer; ends can be capped by GroES; misfolded proteins enter the barrel where they are refolded when GroES binds) has product MAKDILFDVRAREAILRGVNILADAVKVTLGPKGRNVVIEKSFGSPTITKDGVTVAKEIELENRFENMGAQMVKEVASKTSDVAGDGTTTATVLAQAIFREGAKLVAAGHNPMEIKRGIDKAVAIIVAELKKLAKPTKGQKEVAQVGTISANGDATIGQIIADAMEKVGKEGVITVEEAKGLETTLDVVEGMQFDRGYLSPYFVTDPERMEAVLNDVLILIHEKKISSMKDLLPILEQVARAGKPLLIIAEEVEGEALATLVVNKIRGVLNVCAVKAPGFGDRRKAMLEDIATLTGGRLIAEDLGIKLDTLTLQDLGRAKRITIDKDNTTIVDGAGGQKDIEARVKQIRAQIEETSSDYDREKLQERLAKLVGGVAVINVGAATETEMKEKKARVEDALNATRAAVEEGVVPGGGVAFIRCLKALEGHEFTAGEKFGVDIIRRSVEEPLRQIVGNGGLEGSVVVNKVKEGTGSFGFNAATGAYEDLLAAGVIDPAKVSRSALQNAASVASLMLTTEAMVAERPKEEKDAPAGGGGMGGMGGMGGMGM; this is encoded by the coding sequence ATGGCGAAGGACATTCTGTTCGACGTACGCGCCCGCGAGGCCATCCTCCGTGGCGTCAACATCCTGGCTGACGCGGTCAAGGTCACCCTCGGCCCCAAGGGCCGCAACGTGGTCATCGAGAAGAGCTTTGGCTCGCCCACCATCACCAAGGACGGTGTGACGGTCGCCAAGGAAATCGAGCTGGAGAACCGGTTCGAGAACATGGGCGCGCAGATGGTCAAGGAGGTCGCCTCCAAGACGTCTGACGTCGCCGGTGACGGCACCACGACGGCCACCGTGCTGGCGCAGGCCATCTTCCGCGAGGGCGCGAAGCTGGTCGCCGCGGGTCACAACCCGATGGAGATCAAGCGCGGCATCGACAAGGCCGTGGCCATCATCGTCGCCGAGCTGAAGAAGCTGGCGAAGCCCACCAAGGGCCAGAAGGAAGTTGCCCAGGTCGGCACCATCTCCGCTAACGGCGATGCCACCATCGGCCAGATCATCGCGGACGCGATGGAGAAGGTCGGCAAGGAGGGCGTCATCACGGTGGAGGAGGCCAAGGGCCTGGAGACCACCCTGGACGTGGTCGAGGGCATGCAGTTCGACCGCGGCTACCTCTCCCCGTACTTCGTGACGGACCCGGAGCGCATGGAGGCCGTCCTCAACGACGTCCTCATCCTCATCCACGAGAAGAAGATCTCGTCGATGAAGGACCTGCTGCCCATCCTGGAGCAGGTGGCGCGCGCCGGGAAGCCGCTGCTCATCATCGCCGAGGAGGTCGAGGGCGAGGCCCTGGCCACCCTGGTGGTGAACAAGATCCGCGGCGTGCTGAACGTGTGCGCGGTGAAGGCGCCGGGCTTCGGTGACCGCCGCAAGGCCATGCTCGAGGACATCGCCACCCTGACGGGCGGCCGGCTCATCGCCGAGGACCTGGGCATCAAGCTGGACACGCTGACGCTCCAGGACCTGGGCCGCGCCAAGCGCATCACCATCGACAAGGACAACACCACCATCGTCGACGGTGCCGGCGGCCAGAAGGACATCGAGGCGCGCGTGAAGCAGATCCGCGCGCAGATCGAGGAGACCTCCAGCGACTACGACCGCGAGAAGCTCCAGGAGCGGCTGGCGAAGCTGGTGGGCGGCGTGGCCGTCATCAACGTCGGTGCCGCCACCGAGACGGAGATGAAGGAGAAGAAGGCCCGCGTGGAGGACGCGCTCAACGCGACTCGCGCGGCCGTCGAAGAGGGCGTGGTGCCCGGCGGCGGCGTGGCCTTCATCCGGTGCCTCAAGGCGCTGGAAGGCCATGAGTTCACCGCCGGCGAGAAGTTCGGCGTGGACATCATCCGCCGCTCCGTCGAGGAGCCCCTGCGCCAGATTGTCGGCAACGGCGGCCTCGAGGGCAGCGTGGTGGTGAACAAGGTCAAGGAGGGCACGGGCTCGTTCGGCTTCAACGCCGCCACCGGCGCCTATGAGGACCTGCTGGCCGCGGGCGTCATCGACCCGGCCAAGGTGAGCCGCAGCGCGCTGCAGAACGCGGCGTCCGTGGCCTCCCTCATGCTCACCACCGAGGCCATGGTGGCGGAGCGTCCGAAGGAGGAGAAGGATGCCCCCGCCGGCGGTGGCGGCATGGGCGGCATGGGCGGTATGGGCGGCATGGGCATGTAG
- the grxC gene encoding glutaredoxin 3: MKPVKIYTTTYCGYCVRAKDLLKRKGVDYEEVDVTGDDSMRSKLVEMSGGQRTVPQIFIGDTHVGGYSDLSRLDTEGRLDPMLA; this comes from the coding sequence GTGAAGCCCGTGAAGATCTACACGACGACCTACTGTGGGTACTGCGTCCGCGCGAAGGACCTGCTCAAGCGCAAGGGCGTGGACTACGAAGAGGTGGACGTCACCGGAGACGACTCCATGCGCTCGAAGCTGGTGGAGATGAGCGGCGGCCAGCGCACCGTGCCGCAGATCTTCATCGGCGACACGCACGTGGGGGGCTACTCGGACCTGTCCCGGCTGGACACCGAGGGCCGGCTGGACCCGATGCTGGCCTGA
- the pgm gene encoding phosphoglucomutase (alpha-D-glucose-1,6-bisphosphate-dependent), with protein sequence MAHPLAGKPPPEELLINPEKLRAQYYAERPDVNVPEQRVAFGTSGHRGSSARRSFNEAHIVAVTQAVCEYRKQQGIDGPLFLGKDTHALSDPAQQTAMEVLAANGVQVRFSDIATPTPVISHAILTYNQGRTSGLADGIVITPSHNPPEDGGIKYNPPNGGPADTNVTGGVERRANDLLASGNAGVQRVPYERARTAPTVKPYDFITPYVEDLGNVVDMEALRGAKLKIGADPLGGSNLAYWEPIATRYGLNLHVVNPTLDPTFRFMTLDHDGKIRMDCSSPYAMANLVRLKDQYDIAFGNDADSDRHGIVTRSIGLMNPNHYLAVAIGYLFHYRPGWKPGTAVGKTLVSSSLIDRVAKELGLRVVEVPVGFKWFVDGLADGSLGFGGEESAGASFLRRDGTVWTTDKDGIIMDLLAVEILAVTGKDPGEHYKEKAARFGAPHYTRIDQAATPAQKAALKKLSPDSVKATMLAGEPILQRLTRAPGNNADIGGLKVVSENGWFAARPSGTEDVYKIYAESFLGEPHLQAIVQEAKGIVDAAFASK encoded by the coding sequence ATGGCCCACCCTCTCGCTGGCAAGCCCCCACCGGAAGAACTCCTCATCAATCCCGAGAAGCTGCGCGCCCAGTACTACGCCGAGCGTCCGGATGTGAATGTACCGGAGCAGCGCGTCGCCTTCGGCACGTCCGGCCACCGCGGCTCCTCCGCGCGCCGCAGCTTCAACGAGGCCCACATCGTCGCGGTGACGCAGGCCGTCTGCGAGTACCGCAAGCAGCAGGGCATCGACGGCCCGCTGTTCCTGGGCAAGGACACGCACGCGCTCTCCGACCCGGCCCAGCAGACGGCGATGGAGGTGCTCGCGGCCAACGGCGTGCAGGTGCGCTTCAGCGACATCGCCACGCCCACGCCCGTCATCTCGCACGCCATCCTCACCTACAACCAGGGGCGCACCTCCGGGCTCGCGGACGGCATCGTCATCACCCCGTCCCACAACCCGCCCGAGGACGGCGGCATCAAGTACAACCCGCCCAACGGCGGCCCCGCGGACACGAATGTCACCGGCGGCGTCGAGCGCCGCGCCAACGACTTGCTGGCCAGCGGCAACGCGGGCGTACAGCGCGTCCCCTACGAGCGGGCGCGCACCGCCCCCACGGTGAAGCCGTACGACTTCATCACCCCGTACGTGGAGGACCTGGGCAACGTCGTGGACATGGAGGCCCTGCGCGGCGCGAAGCTGAAGATTGGCGCGGACCCGCTCGGCGGCTCCAACCTGGCCTACTGGGAGCCCATCGCCACGCGGTACGGGCTGAACCTGCACGTGGTCAACCCCACGCTGGACCCGACGTTCCGCTTCATGACGTTGGACCATGACGGGAAGATCCGCATGGACTGCTCGTCGCCGTACGCCATGGCCAACCTGGTGCGGCTGAAGGACCAGTACGACATCGCCTTCGGCAACGACGCGGACTCGGACCGGCACGGCATCGTCACCCGCAGCATCGGGCTGATGAACCCGAACCACTACCTCGCGGTGGCCATCGGCTACCTCTTCCACTACCGGCCCGGCTGGAAGCCTGGCACCGCGGTGGGCAAGACGCTGGTGAGCAGCAGCCTCATCGACCGCGTGGCGAAGGAGCTGGGCCTCCGCGTCGTCGAGGTGCCGGTGGGCTTCAAGTGGTTCGTGGATGGGCTGGCGGACGGCTCGCTCGGCTTCGGTGGCGAGGAGAGCGCCGGCGCGTCCTTCCTCCGCCGCGACGGCACCGTGTGGACCACGGACAAGGACGGCATCATCATGGACCTGCTCGCGGTGGAAATCCTCGCCGTCACCGGCAAGGACCCGGGCGAGCACTACAAGGAGAAGGCCGCGAGGTTCGGCGCGCCGCACTACACGCGCATCGACCAGGCGGCAACGCCCGCGCAGAAGGCCGCGCTCAAGAAGCTGTCGCCGGACTCGGTGAAGGCCACCATGCTCGCGGGCGAGCCCATCCTCCAGCGCCTCACCCGCGCCCCCGGCAACAACGCGGACATCGGCGGGCTGAAGGTGGTGTCCGAGAACGGCTGGTTCGCCGCCCGCCCCTCCGGCACCGAGGACGTCTACAAAATCTACGCGGAGAGCTTCCTCGGCGAGCCGCACCTTCAGGCCATCGTCCAGGAGGCCAAGGGCATCGTCGACGCGGCCTTCGCGTCGAAGTAG
- a CDS encoding AmpG family muropeptide MFS transporter, with protein MASWRTASVTLLSFSSGLPLGLVWIAIPDWLRSAGVDIRVVGLVTLAQAPWSFKFLWSPLMDRYVPPFWGRRRGWMALAQVALFITTLAVAGVGGHPEAAWVVGALAMAVAFSAATQDIAIDAYSVEVLRKEEQGVAVGARVALYRAAMFIAGSAAITLAGRISWSLVVVGLAVLYIPLLLVTRFAPEPEERVPPPRSLKDAVWYPFVGFLQRHRALEILAFVFAYKLADNLGGSLLRPFLVDMGYSATDRGVALGTIGLFGTIAGTLVGGAWTTVLGLGRALWVFGVVQIVSNVGYVLVARAGAPNQLLMYSAIGFEQVTQGLGTGAFSVLLLRLTQKRFSATQFALLSSLFSIPRVVAGPISGFAVHAMGWEQFFWFTMVAGVPGLLLLARFVPIGVKEPNFDVEAQVRPATRAMSRGALTTAAVLSGVAGILLGGLTTALLGAMQAVRTKPEAGFDFGAALSTMFQPASVTDWVTLAGIFIFGLVVGLLTAAALAARSGAFYIPEEEAPPTSTPGAAEAR; from the coding sequence ATGGCCTCCTGGCGAACGGCCTCGGTGACGCTGCTCTCGTTCTCGTCGGGCCTGCCGCTGGGCCTCGTCTGGATTGCGATTCCCGACTGGCTGCGCAGCGCCGGCGTGGACATCCGCGTGGTGGGCCTCGTCACGCTGGCCCAGGCCCCCTGGTCCTTCAAGTTCCTCTGGTCCCCGCTGATGGACCGCTACGTGCCGCCCTTCTGGGGCCGGCGGCGGGGGTGGATGGCGCTGGCACAGGTGGCCCTCTTCATCACCACGCTGGCGGTGGCGGGCGTGGGCGGCCACCCGGAGGCCGCGTGGGTGGTGGGCGCGCTGGCCATGGCGGTGGCCTTCTCCGCGGCCACGCAGGACATCGCCATCGACGCGTACTCGGTGGAGGTGCTGCGCAAGGAGGAGCAGGGCGTCGCGGTGGGTGCGCGCGTGGCGTTGTACCGCGCGGCCATGTTCATCGCCGGCTCGGCGGCCATTACGCTCGCGGGACGGATTTCGTGGAGCCTGGTCGTCGTGGGACTGGCGGTGCTCTACATCCCGCTGCTCCTCGTCACCCGCTTTGCGCCGGAGCCCGAGGAGCGTGTGCCGCCCCCGCGCTCGCTCAAGGACGCCGTCTGGTACCCCTTCGTGGGCTTCCTCCAGAGGCACCGCGCGCTGGAAATCCTGGCGTTCGTCTTCGCGTACAAGCTGGCGGACAACCTGGGCGGCTCGCTGCTGCGCCCCTTCCTGGTGGACATGGGCTACAGCGCCACCGACCGCGGCGTGGCGCTGGGCACCATCGGCCTGTTCGGCACCATTGCCGGCACGCTGGTGGGCGGCGCGTGGACCACGGTGCTGGGGCTGGGCCGGGCGCTGTGGGTATTCGGCGTGGTGCAGATTGTCTCCAACGTGGGCTACGTCCTCGTGGCGCGCGCCGGGGCGCCGAATCAGCTGCTGATGTACTCGGCCATCGGCTTCGAGCAGGTGACGCAGGGCCTGGGCACCGGCGCATTCTCCGTGCTGCTCTTGCGGCTCACCCAGAAGCGCTTCTCCGCCACCCAGTTCGCGCTCCTCTCCAGCCTCTTCTCCATCCCCCGCGTGGTGGCCGGCCCCATCAGCGGCTTCGCCGTCCATGCCATGGGCTGGGAGCAGTTCTTCTGGTTCACCATGGTGGCGGGAGTCCCAGGCCTGCTGCTGCTCGCGCGCTTCGTGCCCATCGGCGTGAAGGAGCCCAACTTCGACGTCGAGGCCCAGGTCCGTCCGGCCACCCGGGCGATGAGCCGGGGGGCCCTGACGACGGCCGCCGTGCTCTCGGGCGTGGCGGGCATCCTGTTGGGAGGCCTGACGACGGCGCTGCTCGGCGCGATGCAGGCCGTGCGCACGAAACCCGAGGCGGGGTTCGACTTCGGCGCGGCCCTGTCCACGATGTTCCAGCCCGCGTCCGTCACCGACTGGGTGACGCTCGCCGGCATCTTCATCTTCGGGCTGGTGGTGGGGCTGCTCACCGCCGCCGCGCTCGCCGCGCGCTCCGGCGCCTTCTACATCCCCGAGGAGGAGGCCCCGCCCACGTCCACCCCGGGCGCGGCCGAGGCCCGCTGA
- a CDS encoding NUDIX hydrolase, translated as MPREASAGGVVIRESAGTWEVAVIRPHGRPLWALPKGHVDPGESPEQTASREVHEETGLTVTLMAPLGEIRYVYQFRGQRIFKRVHFFLFRYQEGALGPLPGPRVEVDEVRWVPMAQLVPMLGYKGEKAVASRAVRWLRSQGLLPEAPLPVRTPGKE; from the coding sequence ATGCCACGCGAGGCGTCCGCAGGAGGGGTCGTCATCCGGGAGAGTGCCGGCACCTGGGAGGTCGCCGTCATTCGTCCCCATGGGCGACCCTTGTGGGCGCTGCCCAAGGGGCACGTGGACCCGGGTGAGAGCCCGGAGCAGACGGCGAGCCGCGAGGTGCACGAGGAGACGGGGCTCACCGTGACGCTCATGGCGCCACTGGGGGAGATCCGCTACGTCTACCAGTTCCGGGGACAGCGCATCTTCAAGCGCGTCCACTTCTTCCTCTTCCGCTACCAGGAAGGCGCGCTGGGGCCGCTGCCGGGGCCGCGCGTGGAGGTGGACGAGGTGCGGTGGGTGCCGATGGCACAGCTGGTGCCCATGCTCGGCTACAAGGGGGAGAAGGCCGTGGCGTCGCGCGCGGTGCGCTGGCTGCGCTCACAGGGCCTGCTCCCGGAAGCCCCCCTCCCGGTGAGGACACCCGGGAAGGAGTAG
- the groES gene encoding co-chaperone GroES, whose amino-acid sequence MKIRPLQDRLIVKRVAEETKTKGGLFIPDTAKEKPLEGKVIAVGNGKVLEDGKVRPMDIKAGDTILFSKYAGTEIKLDGEEHLILREEDVLGVLEK is encoded by the coding sequence ATGAAGATTCGTCCCCTGCAGGATCGGCTCATCGTCAAGCGCGTCGCCGAGGAGACCAAGACCAAGGGCGGTCTCTTCATCCCCGACACGGCGAAGGAGAAGCCCCTCGAGGGCAAGGTCATCGCCGTGGGCAACGGCAAGGTGCTCGAGGACGGCAAGGTCCGTCCGATGGACATCAAGGCCGGTGACACCATCCTGTTCAGCAAGTACGCCGGCACCGAGATCAAGCTCGACGGCGAAGAGCACCTGATCCTCCGTGAGGAGGATGTGCTCGGCGTGCTCGAGAAGTAA